A window of the Cutaneotrichosporon cavernicola HIS019 DNA, chromosome: 6 genome harbors these coding sequences:
- a CDS encoding uncharacterized protein (Nuclear pore RNA shuttling protein Mtr2), with translation MSNPQRPWPSAAIDAASHGAIAFTTIYYEAYDEPTRRSIEIPMFYLPSAKVVWNGNTVGADAGSITSFLDAMPLSRHDLQTLDCHPLKPLPTAASTAPELLLTVTGSVLHGPTVMQFGDHAPSQPSEYPRKFREVFVLRPIESAEGMQPKYAIQSANFRFIG, from the exons ATGTCCAACCCGCAAAG GCCATGGCCGTCTGCCGCTATTGACGCTGCGTCGCACGGCGCGATCGCCTTCACCACGATCTATTACGAGGCGTATGACGAGCCCACGCGGCGGAGTATT GAAATCCCAATGTTCTACCTCCCATCCGCCAAGGTCGTCTGGAACGGTAACACTGTTGGCGCGGACGCAGGGTCCATAacctccttcctcgacgcAATGCCGTTAAGCCGGCACGATCTGCAGACACTCGACTGTCACCCACTCAAGC ccctCCCCACTGCTGCGAGCACCGCCCctgagctcctcctcaccgtTACCGGCTCGGTCCTCCACGGGCCAACCGTCATGCAGTTCGGTGACCACGCGCCGTCGCAGCCAAGCGAATACCCGCGCAAGTTCCGCGAGGTGTTTGTGCTCCGGCCCATTGAGAGCGCCGAGGGGATGCAGCCAAAG TACGCGATCCAGAGCGCCAACTTCCGCTTTATCGGATAA
- the PBY1 gene encoding uncharacterized protein (Tubulin-tyrosine ligase family), translating to MTPTATPAADNARLTAFVNFPSPYTQALLERALVAVLPALEMSSDIPKEPPKLQWADYDVLSLDVPRHNPGYLISSYIYRKALIRKHQLHTTVNEYLAKCRHRGIKSALESGMPKGWVLDIQFADELDELLMDDLYELEEVMRGNEGRAEGEREWFILKPGFAERGQGIRMFSTEDELRAIFEEFEPPSEDEDEDDDDDGERNDDDADDDAGVGGTAVLTSHMRHFVIQEYVPRPVLFDLHEGDGAQLGQKFHLRAYVLVTGAYTVHLAHTMLALFSDAPYTPPRIVEGQVDLRPHLTNTCLQTDAYGQAVEQDDLVRLFWDLEGRTALARDNGYNVMGTVDKEWLDKTFTKVGQVVAEAVKAGAECGSFNLQLMENAFEIFGVDLLLSHPADATSLVVPDVTLLEFNASPDFVQTGDVLRPKLLDMFKGVVRISIAPFFGIDTVGEEKEEEMELGEDRWGWRLVGKGQVRASWA from the exons ATGACCCCCACCGCGACCCCCGCCGCGGACAATGCGCGCCTCACCGCCTTTGTCAACTTTCCCTCGCCCTACACCCAGGCTCTACTCGAGCGTGCGCTCGTGGCCGTCCTCCCCGCGCTCGAAATGAGCTCGGACATCCCTAAAGAGCCGCCCAAATTGCAGTG GGCAGACTACGACGTGCTGTCTCTGGACGTGCCGCGGCATAATCCGGGATACCTCATCTCGTCTTATATTTACCGGAAAGCACTTATCCGGAAACATCAGCTGCATACCACGGTCAATGAGTACCTGGCGAAATGTCGGCATCGGGGGATCAAGAGCGCTCTGGAGAGCGGAATGCCCAAGGGATGGGTGTTGGATATCCAGTTTGCGGACGAGTTGGACGAACTCCTCATGGACGACCTGTATGAGTTGGAGGAGGTTATGAGGGGGAATgaggggagggcggagggggagagggagtgGTTTATTCTCAAGCCGGGATTCGCGGAAAGGGGACAGGGGATTAGGATGTTTTCGACCGAGGATGAACT ccgcGCCATCTTTGAAGAGTTCGAGCCGCCatccgaggacgaggacgaggacgacgatgatgacggcgagaggaacgacgacgacgccgacgacgacgccggtGTCGGCGGCACAGCAGTGCTCACCTCGCACATGAGACATTTCGTCATCCAG GAATACGTCCCGCGTCCCGTCTTGTTCGACCTGCACGAGGGTGACGGTGCACAGTTAGGCCAAAAG ttcCACCTGAGAGCCTATGTCCTCGTAACCGGCGCGTATACTGTGCACCTCGCACATACGATGCTCGCCCTGTTCTCTGATGCGCCCTATACGCCGCCCAGGATAGTCGAGGGGCAAGTCGACCTGCGTCCACATCTCACGAATACGTGTTTGCAGACTGACGCGTATGGGCAGGCGGTCGAGCAGGACGACTTGGTGCGTTTGTTCTGGGACCTCGAAGGTAGGACCGCACTCGCTCGTGATAATGGGTACAACGTCATGGGTACGGTGGATAAGGAGTGGCTCGACAAGACGTTCACAAAGGTCGGGCAGGTTGTGGCAGAGGCTGTCAAGGCGGGCGCAGAGTGTGGAAGCTTTAATCTCCAGCTTATGGAGAATGCCTTCGAG ATCTttggcgtcgacctcctcctctcgcacCCCGCCGACGCTACCTCCCTCGTTGTGCCCGACGTCACGCTGCTCGAGTTCAACGCCAGCCCCGACTTTGTGCAGACGGGCGACGTTCTGCGCCCAaagctcctcgacatgTTCAAGGGCGTCGTTCGCATCAGTATCGCGCCGTTCTTTGGCATTGACACCGTTGGCGAGGAaaaggaggaggagatggagctcggcgaggaccggtggggttggcggcTGGTCGGCAAGGGCCAGGTGCGAGCCAGCTGGGCGTAG
- a CDS encoding uncharacterized protein (Spo7-like protein), translating into MDVDPVTRAAPTRPSLSPSPSFATPPSRERTRTRTPSAPGRPPSPMPRRPGSAAPFHPAADTGTYRDLLLFEERLKMNAEMLRRRRRRYRIFLWSVIAVLVVCAYCLLTRPPENIVSLRALQAALAVVGITLTLFFASGMHDDKIRYAHAYITHSNKALRPLNMYLNVRRPPTTWYSLVSLLPLPAALKPTPAALRAAPKSPGPKGRRVSHGQQVMAQIPPSSNPRGELIFSSRVGSHFEEGYKRYRSAFERRREERAREEARAAGPFWRLWRKPTPISRRGTPDQTARSPPSSPRNASRSPSPKERERADSYSFMHNNVAPGEAVSASARA; encoded by the exons atggacgtcgacccCGTCACCCGCGCAGCCCCAACCCGCccctcactctcaccctcaccctcctttGCTACGCCCCCCTCGCGGGAGCGTACACGGACACggacgccgtcggcgccgggTCGCCCGCCGAGCCCCATGCCCCGCAGGCCGGGGAGTGCTGCGCCCTTCCATCCAGCAGCGGATACCGGGACGTATCGCGACCTCCTGCTGTTCGAGGAGCGGCTTAAGATGAATGCGGAGATGTTGCGGAGACGGCGGAGACGGTATCGGA TCTTCCTATGGTCCGTCATCGCCGTGCTGGTCGTGTGCGCGTACTGCCTCCTGACGCGGCCGCCCGAG AACATTGTCTCTCTGCGCGCCCTCCAAGCGGCCCTAGCAGTCGTAGGCATAACCCTAACCCTCTTCTTCGCGAGTGGGATGCACGACGACAAGATCCGTTACGCCCACGCCTACATAACGCACAGCAACAAGGCTCTCCGCCCATTGAACATGTACCTGAACGTCCGGCGTCCCCCGACGACATGGTATTCCCTCGTATCACTTCTTCCTCTACCGGCCGCTCTCAAACCCACTCCAGCAGCcctgcgcgccgccccAAAGAGTCCAGGACCAAAGGGCCGGCGCGTCAGTCACGGACAGCAAGTCATGGCGCAAATCCCACCAAGCAGTAACCCACGCGGAGAACTCAtcttctcgtcgcgcgTAGGCAGCCACTTTGAAGAGGGATATAAGCGGTACAGGTCGGCATTTGAGCGGCGACGCGAGGAgcgggcgcgcgaggaAGCGCGCGCCGCAGGTCCGTTTTGGCGGCTTTGGAGGAAGCCTACGCCAATTAGTCGGCGGGGTACGCCGGACCAGACTGCGCGCAGTCCCCCCTCTAGTCCACGCAACGCCAGCCGCTCTCCTAGTCCCAAggaacgcgagcgcgccgactcGTACTCGTTCATGCACAACAACGTGGCCCCCGGAGAGGCTGTGAGTGCTAGTGCACGCGCCTAG
- the GAA1 gene encoding uncharacterized protein (GPI-anchor transamidase), which produces MAEPISSTAEQKRLSRKLNRQARAISFFWRHLFTIRVSLLVVGLVWIAALPSPALWKSTFIDEHALMPSGARPLWDWADVAAADTYLVGVQDLADRNASWAACADFFVKEFGLAGLEAGRTEDSVYARVTPPRSEGTEAILVSANWMSRDGVVNARGTSLLLALGAFFKAHGHYAFDIYLVVGDGYITGLNDFISNYDGRANIWTAFNIDYPYHSYKSIGLYYEGVNGRLPNQDIVNVAAHVSRWLGGTESAPHGIDPQAPHTYTTGVLTLVEHFKYAALGRPSAAHGVLAKHRIDAVTFYAHPSDGPHGYYSLGKIIEGAVRSANNLLERLHASFFFYLLPAPDRFLPVGHYLPAAVLLGASLTLGGFDCPAPLEGAFWLLPPFLFGAVGWLVGTPLLAALAPMLPRPKGDARRSLSALAHLGYGALIPTLAMVNFPQALLLAVLAITFLAPLPKAGKFVIAGLNPALLAAAGVDLRAEWEAWGNVAWPAVFAIWMPLAGISAMT; this is translated from the exons ATGGCTGAGCCAATATCCTCCACGGCGGAACAGAAGCGCCTCTCCCGCAAGCTAAACAGACAAGCTCGCGCCATCTCGTTCTTCTGGCGTCACCTCTTCACCATTCG TGTatccctcctcgtcgttggccTAGTGTGGATCGCagccctcccctctcccgcaCTATGGAAATCCACGTTCATCGACGAACACGCACTCATGCCATCTGGTGCCCGGCCTCTTTGGGACTGGGCCGACGTGGCTGCTGCGGATACGTATTTGGTCGGCGTCCAAGACTTGGCGGATCGGAATGCCAGTTGGGCTGCATGTGCCGATTTCTTCGTCAAGGAGTTTGGGCTGGCCGGGTTGGAGGCGGGACGGACCGAAGATAGTGTTTACGCCCGGGTTACGCCGCCGCGGAGTGAAGGGACAGAAGCGATCCTCGTCAGTGCGAATTGGATGAGTCGCGATGGGGTGGTTAATGCGCGGGGGACCAGCTTGTTGTTGGCCCTCGGCGCTTTCTTCAAAG cccaCGGTCACTACGCGTTCGACAtctacctcgtcgtcggagaCGGCTACATCACCGGCCTGAATGACTTTATCAGCAACTATGACGGCCGCGCAAACATCTGGACAGCCTTCAACATCGACTACCCTTACCACAGCTACAAGTCGATCGGGCTGTACTACG AGGGCGTCAACGGTCGCCTGCCGAACCAGGACATTGTCAACGTTGCGGCACACGTCTCGCGCTGGCTCGGCGGCACCGAATCCGCACCACACGGGATCGACCCACAAGCACCACACACTTACACCACCGGCGtgctcaccctcgtcgagcacTTCAAGTACGCCGCGCTGGGCCGTCCGAGCGCAGCCCACGGCGTGCTGGCCAAACACCGCATCGACGCAGTGACATTCTACGCCCACCCGTCCGACGGACCGCACGGGTATTACTCCCTCGGCAAGATTATCGAGGGCGCTGTCCGCTCAGCCAATAACCTCCTGGAACGGCTACACGCCAGCTTCTTCTtctacctcctccccgcgcCCGACCGCTTCCTCCCGGTGGGACACTACCTTCCCGCCGCGGTGCTTCTTGGAGCGTCTCTCACTCTTGGGGGATTCGACTGCCCCGCTCCCCTCGAAGGAGCGTTCTGGCTCCTCCCGcccttcctcttcggcgCGGTCGGGTGGCTCGTTGGCAcgccgctcctcgccgccctcgcaccTATGCTCCCAAGACCGAAAGGCGACGCCCGTCGCTCCCTCTCTGCCCTCGCCCATTTGGGGTATGGTGCACTCAtccccaccctcgccaTGGTCAACTTTCCCCAAGCGCTGCTGCTTGCCGTCCTGGCCATCACGTTCCTTGCTCCACTTCCCAAAGCCGGCAAGTTTGTCATTGCAGGCTTGAACCCCGCCCTCCTAGCTGCTGCGGGCGTCGACCTCCGCGCCGAGTGGGAGGCGTGGGGAAACGTCGCGTGGCCCGCGGTCTTTGCCATCTGGATGCCGCTCGCGGGCATCTCGGCCATGACGTAG
- a CDS encoding uncharacterized protein (Ydr279p protein family (RNase H2 complex component)) → MTEYIAVLPDELDAGTPHTYLRLPHPRSDGAILVHHPVDPVFLAIPLALSLLHPMADLLIPKSKSICDLQPAYSPSAPVGDNPDAGRLMEHKPFRRAFRACCERKLVDAAEGEGGAGNGEEGGNGEEGGNKAQDKPKPVAYYRPSRDAMLSIVKAKVDRLAAADNFNKFDHLVRGLGRDGLLEASADPTLVQAARISAAIEHVAQYLPPSLLASLSSSYDLAAYNAYLADRVAAARAAEAPIVSEKKDKGTKRKLAKSESSRGVEALKKVNTNGMAKMTSFFKPKTK, encoded by the exons ATGACAGAATACATCGCCGTACTGCCTGATG aactcgacgccggcaCACCGCACACTTATCTCCGCCTTCCCCATCCGCGGTCTG acggTGCGATACTGGTACATCATCCCGTCGACCCGGTATTCCTGGCCATTCCACTCGCGCTGAGCTTGCTTCAT CCCATGGCAgacctcctcatcccgAAATCCAAATCGATCTGCGACTTGCAGCCAGCGTATTCCCCAAGCGCTCCAGTGGGAGATAATCCCGACGCAGGGAGGCTGATGGAACATAAGCCGTTCCGGCGGGCGTTCCGGGCGTGCTGCGAGCGCAAAT tggTGGACGCAGcagagggggaggggggggcTGGGAACGGGGAAGAGGGTGGGAAtggagaggaaggcgggAACAAAGCACAGGACAAGCCCAAACCTGTCGCATATTATCGTCCCTCGCGTGACGCCATGCTCTCTATCGTAAAGGCCAAAGTCGACCGacttgccgccgccgacaacTTTAACAAGTTTGACCACCTTGTACGCGGACTCGGACGGGACGGATTGCTCGAGGCCTCTGCTGATCCCACCCTCGTTCAAG cggCACGCATCTCTGCTGCAAtcgagcacgtcgcgcagtaccttcctccatctctccttgcctccctctcttcctcctACGA CTTGGCTGCTTACAACGCATACCTCGCTGACCGTGTCGctgccgcgcgcgcagccgaGGCGCCCATCGTCtcggagaagaaggacaagggcaCCAAGCGAAAGCTCGCCAAGAGCGAGAGCAGTCGTGGCGTCGAGGCACTCAAAAAGGTCAATACCAACGGAATGGCCAAGATGACGAGCTTCTTCAAACCAAAGACCAAGTAG
- a CDS encoding uncharacterized protein (Ring finger), whose product MAMAHHEVVYNYVEDVDPNLVCSICQSALVNPVTTASCKHTFCRDCITRALAHSPTCPIDRSALTLSSLVDTEPLVQLMLDELKVRCEAPGCAKTMERGLLLAHLRTCSQAIVTCGDKECGLSMARHRLPHHRAYECFHRRMDCHGCGVAVTFREAKDKDIHGCVPQASQTDKMTTMAHVHRWVCTKAPVPCTQSSRGCTAIVPRDELESHLKTCPFEALSSFFKVNDARFATLERRQEELSAENEGLRAQLWSLRRTQIVPRSLRDGLDEPLLPTAQEPSLTAPRSASRHESPSSPSPSATRMDPPPPIPVIYPAVATIASTSDPLSPTREQVLHIPQSFLSPPPRLSYTDWVLGRLLPPSAYSDGCAALRAAVIHLAAGLDASERRNEVRIVTETLRVQEEVATLRAIVSPMRMQVLADRPNSPAISRFPSFNAHVHTTHTPAQDLPTPPLSTSHSGPASEVQSDTEEDHDRSNRASIRESVVFSAQDVYPRSSSASFVSTASATPPPTRWTGRPLAFPPPGPASGDSQPRSPTRRLRIGSVGSQGGFIGSSLGSTLASSSLGATILRRRESSRH is encoded by the exons ATGGCCATGGCCCACCACGAGGTCGTGTACAACTACGTCGAGGACGTAGACCCCAATCTC GTCTGCTCGATCTGCCAGTCGGCTCTCGTCAACCCAGTCACCACCGCTTCATGTAAACACACTTTCTGTCGCGACTGCATCACGCGCGCTCTCGCACACTCGCCAACATGTCCCATTGACCGCAGCGctctcaccctctcctccctcgtcgacaccgAGCCCCTAGTCCAGCtcatgctcgacgagctcaaggtgcGATGTGAGGCACCCGGTTGCGCCAAAACCATGGAGCGCGGGCTGCTCCTCGCACACTTGCGTACCTGCAGTCAAGCGATCGTAACCTGCGGAGACAAGGAGTGCGGGCTCTCT ATGGCCCGACACCGATtaccccaccaccgcgcCTACGAGTGCTTCCACCGCCGCATGGATTGCCACGGCTGTGGCGTCGCGGTGACATTCCGAGAGGCaaaggacaaggacatACACGGGTGTGTCCCACAAGCATCCCAAACCGACAAGA tgaCGACAATGGCTCACGTACACCGCTGGGTATGCACCAAGGCTCCAGTACCCTGCACACAAAGCAGTAGAGGCTGCACCGCCATCGTCCcccgcgacgagctcgagagccATCTCAAGACGTGTCCGTTCGAGGCGCTTTCGTCATTTTTCAAAGTCAACGATGCGCGCTTTGCCACCCTCGAACGGCGACAGGAAGAGCTCAGCGCCGAAAACGAGGGTCTTCGCGCACAACTGTGGTCACTCCGCCGCACACAGATAGTACCCCGGAGCCTGCGtgatggcctcgacgagcccTTGCTCCCGACGGCGCAGGAACCATCACTCACAGCGCCACGATCAGCCTCCCGACATGAATCGCCTAGCTCGCCATCACCAAGCGCCACGCGCATGGACCCACCGCCACCTATACCAGTCATTTACCCGGCTGTCGCGACAATAGCCTCAACGTCAGACCCACTCTCTCCCACACGCGAGCAGGTTCTGCACATTCCTCAATCCTTCCTTTCCCCACCACCGAGACTGAGTTACACCGACTGGGTCCTCGgtcgcctcctccctccctcggCATACAGCGATGGGTGTGCGGCCCTCCGCGCGGCGGTCATCCACCTTGCTGCGGGACTCGACGCGTCCGAGCGCCGAAACGAAGT acgcATCGTGACCGAGACGCTGCGTGTACAAGAGGAGGTCGCGACCCTGCGCGCCATCGTCAGCCCGATGCGCATGC AGGTCCTAGCCGACCGGCCCAACTCACCCGCCATCTCCCGCTTTCCCTCCTTCAACGCACATGTACACACCACACACACACCAGCACAGGACCTCCCCACGCCGCCACTGAGCACGTCTCATTCCGGTCCCGCGAGCGAGGTACAAAGCGACACGGAAGAGGACCACGACCGGAGCAATCGCGCAAGTATCCGGGAGAGTGTGGTCTTCTCCGCTCAGGACGTATACCCGCGCAGCAGTAGCGCGTCATTCGTCTCCACGGCGAGCGCTACACCTCCACCGACCCGCTGGACGGGGCGGCCACTCGCGTTCCCCCCTCCAGGCCCGGCAAGCGGCGACTCACAGCCGCGGTCGCCGACACGCCGCCTTCGGATCGGCTCGGTAGGCAGCCAGGGCGGGTTCATCGGCTCTAGCCTGGGCTCGACGctcgcgagctcgagtcTTGGCGCAACCATTCTACGCCGGCGCGAGTCGTCGCGCCACTGA
- the EFM4 gene encoding uncharacterized protein (S-adenosyl-L-methionine-dependent protein-lysine N- methyltransferase that mono- and dimethylates elongation factor 1- alpha at 'Lys-316'. May play a role in intracellular transport) produces the protein MAERDDELPPSKLGTKEHWDMVYERENRVFDDVGDEGEVWFGDDAVTKMRAWAHENLPSSPTPLRVLECGSGNGTLLLSFLTWPGPDPQPFHLTGLDYSSGAVQLGASVESSRRAAIKEEDEDVLDPEDVINPTTCEWRVADLLRDDIPEEWDLVMDKGTFDALALSQELVEEKGGRLPSRVYPEQVAKLVKPGGFFLITSCNFTEEEVKRRFGVPGLGLRFHSSVPHPSFSFGGKTGQTVCTVAFQKDASSDTAPSIGPLHACVDCGGTKTEVVLADAGGVVARALGPTSNLAEVGLQRSTEIIVETVLKTVAKVTGMPAPEPTPTFGAFPSCPISFASTWLGISGCDTPLDESRVSQALAPFFGSPPVVHNDALLLGGALLTHKVPWGIALIAGTGSVAVALEVKDGLVTQAARRGGHGYLLGDDGSAWDVGRWACRVVVDAFDAGEEEGELAATIRNHFDIKSTPEVLGKVHELGPGTPIESTNAAKLRVTSLARPVLEALAKEDPLAEKAVRLAIAPLAMSAVQLVHQMYRLRGDKLSATGKASAPMLVCGGGCLRQPHYRALLLEICWREGVTFKEIVVVEDVAGEAVMGLVEKAS, from the exons ATGGCCgaacgcgacgacgagctcccTCCAAGCAAGCTCGGTACCAAGGAACACTGGGATATGGTgtacgagcgcgagaaTCGCGTGTTCGACGacgttggcgacgagggcgaggtgtg gttcggcgacgacgccgtcacCAAGATGCGTGCCTGGGCACACGAGAacctcccttcctctcccacccctctCCGCGTCCTCGAATGCGGCTCAGGCAACggcaccctcctcctctccttcctaACCTGGCCCGGTCCCGACCCTCAACCATTCCACCTCACCGGTCTTGACTACTCGTCTGGAGCCGTCCAACTTGGCGCGAGCGTTGAATCATCCCGCCGCGCAGCCAtcaaggaggaagacgaggacgtgctGGACCCCGAGGACGTGATCAACCCGACCACGTGTGAAtggcgcgtcgccgacctcctccgtGACGATATTCCCGAAGAATGGGACCTCGTCATGGATAAAGGTACTTTCGATGCGCTTGCCCTCAGTCAAGAGCTCgttgaggagaagggaggaCGGTTGCCCAGTAGAGTGTACCCCGAGCAAGTAGCCAAGCTGGTCAAGCCCGGAGGGTTCTTCCTCATCACGAGCTGTAACTTtaccgaggaggaggtgaagCGCCGCTTTGGCGTGCCTGGACTAG GCCTTAGGTTCCACTCGAGTGTGCCGCACCCGTCTTTCTCGTTCGGCGGCAAGACCGGCCAGACAGTGTGCACTGTCGCGTTCCAGAAGGACGCTTCCTCCGACACCGCGCCCTCCATCGGACCCCTCCACGCTTGCGTAGAC TGCGGCGGGACGAAAACCGAGGTGGTCCTCGCGGAcgcgggcggcgtggtGGCACGCGCGCTCGGCCCGACTTCAAACCTGGCCGAGGTGGGACTGCAGCGCTCCACCGAGATCATCGTCGAGACTGTACTCAAGACGGTCGCCAAAGTCACTGGTATGCCCGCTCCAGAACCCACTCCAACGTTCGGAGCGTTCCCCTCCTGTCCGATCTCCTTTGCATCCACCTGGCTAGGCATCTCGGGTTGCGACACGCCTCTGGACGAGTCGCGTGTCTCTCAGGCTCTTGCGCCCTTCTTCGGCTCACCTCCGGTGGTGCAcaacgacgcgctcctcctcggcggcgcccTTCTCACCCACAAGGTGCCCTGGGGCATCGCGCTAATCGCGGGCACCGGAAGTGTCGCTGTCGCCCTGGAAGTCAAGGACGGCTTGGTAACGCAAGCGGCCCGGAGGGGAGGACACGGTTacctccttggcgacgacgggaGTGCATGGGACGTAGGGCGGTGGGCGTGTCGCGTCGTGGTCGACGCGTTTGAtgcgggcgaggaggagggtgaaCTTGCTGCGACTATCAGGAACCACTTTGACATCAAGTCCACCCCCGAAGTTCTGGGTAAAGTACACGAACTGGGGCCGGGCACTCCGATTGAATCGACCAACGCAGCAAAGTTGAGGGTCACGTCTCTCGCTCGACCGGTACTGGAAGCGCTGGCCAAAGAGGACCCACTCGCTGAGAAGGCTGTAAGGCTCGCCATTGCCCCTCTGGCTATGAGCGCTGTGCAGCTCGTACATCAGATGTACCGGCTCCGGGGGGACAAGTTGAGTGCGACGGGTAAGGCTTCAGCCCCGATGCTCGTTTGCGGAGGCGGATGTCTCCGACAGCCGCATTACCGCGCCTTGTTGTTGGAGATTTGTTGGCGTGAAGGGGTCACGTTTAAGGAGATTGTGGTTGTTGAGGACGTTGCGGGGGAAGCTGTCATGGGTCTCGTAGAGAAGGCGTCGTAG
- the SLT11 gene encoding uncharacterized protein (RNA splicing), translated as MAPKHDINKVGSESSDFPILCETCLGPNPYVRMTRQEFGQECKICNRPFTVFKWNPGDGGRFKKTEICTTCAKIKGTCQTCLLDLEYGLPVQVRDAALGRKNEAPSSDINKQYYIQNLEAQMEKSDSGIAYDAQLANAAGKEMLKTLARNDPYYKRNRPHICSFFLKGECTRGDACPFRHEKPESGVGPVRGNVQQSMQDRYYGRNDPAAKKILGQVAEAKGLKAPEDKAITTLLFLGVPKCEEGDVRTALAGAVPSVEPAQIRSVSIVGPSNSVFVNFADRGSAERVAEALSAQGGIEVDGKRAKVVWGRSRKKAAA; from the exons ATGGCCCCAAAACACGACATCAAC AAAGTCGGCTCGGAGAGCTCAGACTTTCCCATTCT ATGCGAGACAT GTCTGGGGCCGAACCCATACGTCCGGATG ACCCGCCAAGAGTTCGGACAAGAATGCAAGATCTGCAACCGCCCCTTCACCGTGTTCAAGTGGAACCCCGGAGACGGCGGACGGTTCAAGAAGACGGAGATCTGCACGACATGCGCAAAGATCAAGGGAACGTGCCAGACGTgtctcctcgacctcgagtATGGCCTGCCGGTGCAGGTGCGCGATGCCGCGCTGGGGCGCAAGAATGAGGCACCTAGCAGCGATATCAATAAGC aaTACTACATCCAGAACCTCGAGGCACAGATGGAAAAATCAGACTCTGGCATCGCGTACGAtgcgcagctcgccaacgccgcggGCAAGGAGATGCTCAAGACACTCGCCCGCAACGATCCGTACTACAAGCGCAACCGGCCGCACATctgctccttcttcctcaaGGGCGAGTGCACGCGCGGTGACGCCTGTCCATTCCGCCACGAGAAGCCCGAGTCTGGAGTGGGACCGGTGCGCGGCAACGTTCAGCAGAGCATGCAGGATCGGTACTACGGACGCAACGACCcggcggccaagaagatCTTGGGCCAGGTGGCTGAAGCCAAGGGTCTTAAGGCGCCAGAGGACAAGGCGATC ACCACGCTACTCTTCCTGGGGGTGCCGAAatgcgaggaaggtgatgTGCGGACTGCACTTGCTGGAGCTGTACCGTCAGTTGAACCCGCGCAGATTCGCTCCGTCTCCATTGTGGGGCCTAGTA ACTCGGTGTTTGTCAACTTTGCCGACCGCGGGTCTGCTGAGCGCGTGGCCGAGGCGTTGTCCGCTCAGGGCGGGATCGAGGTGGATGGCAAGCGCGCAAAGGTCGTGTGGGGGCGGTCGCGCAAGAAGGCCGCAGCGTAG